In Toxoplasma gondii ME49 chromosome X, whole genome shotgun sequence, a single genomic region encodes these proteins:
- a CDS encoding transporter, major facilitator family protein (encoded by transcript TGME49_226020~Predicted trans-membrane domain (TMHMM2.0):57-80:94-117:133-156:160-180:200-223:237-260:292-315:334-354:366-385:391-409:433-456:481-504), with amino-acid sequence MVNMSLQKEGRQRSLRDQRRSTEETTDEFNIQGLDSRPEKLSSKGLTARRMKHLPWSYLLSYAAPMIGAGGMNFTLTTFAAYFYTDVMGVSAGTVGKIQLCLMIMYAASEPLFGWASDITGGWVQMKLGRRKPYLAVSALLHAITFMCLMGPPAALTSENGLVEWAFCFAILLGVSWGCNEVTYQALGAQLTFDYDERTKLQAIAVSVVTVGSTSCGLLHGILGSALGSSFEAVRFRFTVLACVYGGLFVVGTLIMLIVIKEETVQMDYSGVIESQTFGEWIMMGVDSAKQMFLNLPFFLLIVCYSCTIMAGAVTPMMLPYFCKHVTQSAFATDWAPLLFTASAVAGMPLWVFLGSSYVGMEKKWRFLLAGYWLALFLGLSALFVKPGENDLFITLSVLGGLAMGGYFATPEAMKPDVVDYDEFKTGARHEARFAGVFMFFANIMAGVALEVMLLLLEHFGYDGTKKMGEAEPEAVIMTIRVGYGAALALMLIFITPSMILYPITRKSHEDILTAIQRRMDGEFVADPLYGGAPLPPYDNVPINRRMESADAGDQQNMSRGSSFLQQVGMEVGSLASSHGDRSGIRYVP; translated from the exons ATGGTGAATATGAGCTTACAAAAGGAGGGCCGCCAGCGGTCGCTCCGAGACCAGCGACGTTCcacagaggaaacaacgGACGAGTTCAATATTCAAGGATTAGACA GTAGACCCGAGAAGCTTTCAAGCAAGGGGCTGACGGCGCGGCGCATGAAGCATCTTCCCTGGTCTTACCTTCTTTCCTACGCGGCACCTATGATTGGTGCTGGTGGAATGAACTTCACTTTGACGACTTTCGCAGCCTACTTCTATACTGATGTCATGGGAGTCAGTGCCG GTACTGTCGGGAAAATTCAGCTGTGCCTCATGATCATGTACGCGGCGTCGGAGCCCCTTTTCGGATGGGCCAGCGACATAACGGGGGGCTGGGTCCAAATGAAGCTCGGGCGACGAAAGCCCTATTTGGCAGTCTCCGCTTTACTTCACGCCA TAACCTTTATGTGCTTAATGGGGCCGCCTGCGGCGTTAACTTCCGAAAACGGCCTCGTGGAATGGGCCTTTtgctttgccattcttcttGGAGTTTCGTGGGGTTGCAATGAAGTCACTTACCAGGCCCTCGGCGCCCAGTTGACTTTCGACTATGACGAGCGCACGAAACTGCAG GCAATTGCTGTTTCGGTTGTTACAGTCGGATCAACGTCCTGTGGTCTTCTTCACGGAATTCTCGGGAGTGCGCTTGGTTCCTCTTTTGAGGCAGTCCGTTTCCGGTTCACGGTCCTTGCATGCGTGTACGGTGGTCTCTTTGTCGTTGGGACATTGATCATGCTCATCGTGATCAAAGAGGAAACTGTCCAGATGGACTACAGCGGCGTTATCGAGTCACAGACGTTCGGCGAGTGGATCATGATGGGTGTCGACTCCGCGAAGCAAATGTTCCTAAATCT gcCATTCTTCTTGCTCATCGTGTGCTATTCCTGCACAATCATGGCCGGTGCAGTGACACCGATGATGCTCCCGTACTTCTGCAAGCACGTGACCCAGTCAGCTTTCGCGACCGATTGGGCACCGCTGCTGTTCACAGCAAGCGCGGTTGCAGGAATGCCCCTGTGGGTTTTCCTCGGGAGTTCCTACGTCGGAATGGAGAAAAAGTGGAGGTTCCTGCTTGCGGGA TATTGGCTCGCCCTCTTCTTGGGTCTTTCCGCCCTCTTCGTGAAGCCAGGGGAGAATGATTTGTTCATCACGTTGTCCGTTCTTGGAGGACTGGCAATGGGAGGCTACTTCGCAACGCCGGAGGCCATGAAACCCGATGTTGTAGACTACGACGAATTCAAAACGGGAGCAAG GCACGAAGCGCGATTTGCCGGTGTGTTCATGTTTTTCGCGAACATCATGGCTGGAGTTGCTCTCGAAGTAATGCTGTTGCTGCTCGAACACTTCGGATACGATGGCACAAAGAAAATGGGAGAAGCTGAACCAGAGGCTGTGATCATGACGATCAGAGTTGGCTACGGCGCTGCACTGGCGTTGATGCTCATTTTCATCACCCCGTCGATGATTCTGTATCCAATCACGAGGAAAAGTCATGAG GATATTTTGACCGCTATTCAGAGGCGTATGGATGGCGAATTTGTCGCTGACCCTCTGTATGGAGGAGCGCCGCTTCCTCCATATGATAATGTACCTATCAACAGACGCATGGAGTCTGCCGACGCGGGTGATCAGCAAAACATGAGTCGGGGGTCCTCTTTCCTGCAACAAGTGGGAATGGAAGTTGGTTCACTGGCCAGCTCACATGGCGACCGTAGTGGGATCAGATACGTTCCGTAA
- a CDS encoding pterin-4-alpha-carbinolamine dehydratase (encoded by transcript TGME49_226010) codes for MAPLARLAANSARLLQLHKTVPQWHLTDGHLSIKRKFQFSDFNEAWGFMSRVALYADKVDHHPNWYNVYNTVDVELSTHDAAGLTEKDFALAKFMDDAAKNFEK; via the exons ATGGCACCACTTGCCCGCCTGGCGGCGAATTCCGCTCGCCTGCTTCAACTTCACAAAACAGTGCCGCAGTGGCATTTAACCGACGGCCACTTGTCCATCAAGAGGAAATTTCAGTTTTCGGATTTCAACGAA GCGTGGGGATTCATGTCCCGAGTTGCCCTCTACGCAGACAAAGTAGATCACCACCCAAATTGGTATAACGTCTACAATACTGTCGATGTGGAGCTGTCAACACACGATGCAGCTGGGTTGACAGAAAAGGATTTCGCTCTTGCGAAATTCATGGACGACGCGGCGAAGAACTTCGAAAAGTAG
- a CDS encoding ATP synthase, putative (encoded by transcript TGME49_226000~Signal peptide predicted by SignalP 2.0 HMM (probability 0.582) with cleavage site probability 0.154 at residue 37): MFARAFSRFASLAAPAPQRGWNAFVLPSRHFATAAGGANPFKNQLLLTLSSPSEAIYVRTPVRSVTVPGSEGAMTMTNGHSQTVARLKAGEIIVRKGETGDEVERFFLSDGFVLFKSPEDDSGCCTAEVLGVEVVPVSMLDKESAATALQELLQQGAGATDEWTKARTLLGQELLSSVIRAAP, from the exons ATGTTTGCCCGggccttctcccgcttcgcgAGCCTTGCCGCTCCGGCTCCCCAGCGAGGGTGGAACGCGTTCGTTCTGCCCTCTCGTCACTTTGCTACAGCAGCCGGAGGCGCGAATCCGTTTAAAAATCAACTTCTTCTGACGCTCAGCTCTCCCTCGGAGGCTATCTATGTTAGAACGCCCGTCCGATCCGTAACTGTTCCCG GAAGCGAGGGAGCTATGACCATGACAAACGGGCATTCGCAGACTGTTGCCCGCCTGAAGGCCGGCGAAATCATTGTCAGGAAAGGCGAAACTggagacgaagtcgagagatTTTTCCTCAGCGAtggcttcgtcctcttcaaAAG TCCCGAGGACGACAGCGGATGCTGCACAGCCGAGGTTCTGGGTGTCGAGGTCGTCCCCGTCAGCATGCTCGACAAAGAGAGCGCGGCAACGGCTCTCCAAGAGCTCCTTCAGCAGGGTGCTGGTGCGACAGACGAATGGACCAAGGCGCGAACGCTCCTAGG GCAAGAACTGCTGTCCTCCGTCATTCGTGCAGCTCCGTAA
- a CDS encoding acyl transferase domain-containing protein (encoded by transcript TGME49_225990~Signal peptide predicted by SignalP 2.0 HMM (probability 0.909) with cleavage site probability 0.798 at residue 37~Predicted trans-membrane domain (TMHMM2.0):11-34) yields MYRAAKMTASSALLRSFLQYSCTLVLCSGWLVPFSGAVPLPSGHFLSRIPSPKPSLFGDGTGSSSRSPSFASPETQSFGSTASRSLRASRQTRNASHSPAAFVSAPRLSVSFFSPALQASDSPGNGQTSGRNISGHFAPQSDRLIHRSPASPSSLRGLATASHPGGAADDAFESFRAETVALFPGQGAQTVGMGVASARQSAAAKAIFTEASEVVGRDMLKLCEEGPEAELHKTEWAQPALLTASMAAVARWKEEQESSESPAPAPSASLGLSLGEYSSLCFAGALAFPSAVHLTRQRGLLMQRAGESNGGGMAAVLGLSREEASCLRDAVNAVLRDRDSAEKGGELCEIANYLCQGNIVFSGSLAGLEVLEELASKKVTPEEAKARGFPKPKRVVRLKVSGAFHSCLMQEAAEGLRKTLEETEIQTPKIPVVMNVDARTHADPRMIKQQLMRQLTNPVLMDKSLELLVDRGMQEGFEFGPGGVLVGLMRKTRQEVKVHQVE; encoded by the exons ATGTACAGAGCTGCCAAAATGACGGCGTCGTCGGCCCTGTTGCGTTCTTTCCTCCAGTATTCCTGTACTCTCGTTCTGTGTTCTGGCTGGCTCGTTCCCTTCTCTGGGGCGGTTCCTCTTCCGTCTGGTCATTTTTTATCCCGCATTCCCTCGCCAAAACCGTCTTTGTTTGGAGATGGCACTGGCTCCTCTTCACGGTCtccctctttcgcctctcctgaAACACAGAGTTTTGGCTCTACCGCCTCCCGTTCCCTGCGTGCGTCGCGCCAGACCCGGAACGCCTCACACTCTCCTGCCGCCTTTGTCTCAGCGCCccgtctgtctgtttccttcttttctccggcCTTGCAAGCGAGCGACTCTCCCGGGAACGGTCAAACCTCTGGCAGAAACATTTCGGGGCATTTCGCTCCGCAGTCAGACAGGCTTATCCACCGGTCCCCTGCTTCCCCGTCCTCGCTTCGAGGTCTAGCCACAGCATCGCACCCAGGTGGAGCCGCAGATGACGCCTTTGAATCTTTCCGTGCGGAAACAGTCGCCCTTTTCCCAGGCCAAGGCGCCCAGACTGTTG GCATGGGCGTTGCGTCCGCCCGCCAGTCGGCAGCGGCCAAGGCCATCTTCACAGAAGCGTCTGAAGTCGTTGGACGAGACATGCTAAAACTCTGCGAAGAAGGCCCTGAGGCGGAATTGCACAAGACAGAATGGGCTCAGCCTGCGCTGCTGACGGCGAGCATGGCAGCTGTCGCAcgctggaaagaagagcaagag AGTTCAGAGTCGCCGGCGCCTGCGCCCAGCGCCTCTCTAGGTCTCTCCCTCGGAGAGTACAGCAGTCTGTGCTTTGCAGGAGCTCTGGCGTTTCCTTCAGCAGTGCATTTGACGCGTCAGCGCGGCCTCCTGATGCAGCGCGCGGGGGAGAGCAATGGGGGCGGGATGGCGGCTGTTCTGGGCTTGTCGCGGGAGGAAGCGTCTTGCCTTCGCGACGCTGTGAATGCAGTTTTGCGAGATCGCGACTCAGCAGAAAAAGGCGGGGAATTGTGTGAGATTGCCAACTACCTGTGCCAGGGAAATATCGTATTTTCGGGGTCTTTGGCGGGCCTTGAGGTCCTCGAGGAACTGGCGTCGAAGAAGGTCACcccagaggaagcgaaggcgagaggcttCCCGAAGCCGAAGCGAGTCGTCCGCCTTAAAGTCAGTGGCGCCTTCCACAGCTGCCTCATGCAGGAAGCCGCAGAGGGGCTGAGGAAGACTTTAGAAGAAACGGAAATTCAAACCCCGAAAATCCCTGTCGTCATGAATGTCGATGcgcgaacgcatgcagacccgCGCATGATCAAGCAACAACTCATGCGCCAG CTTACAAACCCCGTTTTGATGGACAAGAGTCTCGAGCTGCTCGTCGATCGGGGCATGCAGGAAGGCTTCGAGTTCGGCCCCGGAGGCGTCTTGGTGGGTTTGATGAGGAAAACGCGGCAAGAAGTCAAAGTTCACCAAGTCGAGTGA